In the genome of Candidatus Cloacimonadota bacterium, one region contains:
- a CDS encoding DUF3307 domain-containing protein produces MIIFLNLLLAHFIADFLLQNRQLAETKKYSASPILLHSLIVGVVSFIFVRMPALAVFIFISHFIIGFAKNRTTKHIAKSSSKNQFYITEILLFIIDQTLHIAVIIFLLSIFKERILYISYLQIPENFSIIGIAYLITIWVAGILIGFLKKPHEMQIKTDNECGLTSGGKIIGKLERFIILTMILTDNPIGIGFVLAAKSIFRFESLKRRKLAEYILIGTLYSFVFAISIGYLTKYLLKVMVR; encoded by the coding sequence ATGATTATTTTTTTAAATTTGCTTCTTGCACACTTCATAGCTGATTTTCTTCTGCAGAATAGGCAATTAGCAGAGACAAAAAAGTATTCTGCATCGCCTATATTACTTCATAGTCTTATTGTAGGTGTAGTATCATTTATTTTTGTTAGAATGCCTGCACTTGCAGTTTTTATTTTCATTTCACATTTTATCATTGGTTTTGCTAAAAATAGAACCACAAAGCATATTGCAAAAAGTTCAAGTAAAAACCAATTTTATATAACCGAGATTTTACTTTTTATAATAGACCAAACTCTTCATATTGCTGTAATTATATTTTTACTTTCCATTTTTAAAGAACGAATTTTGTATATCTCTTATTTACAAATTCCCGAAAATTTTTCAATAATTGGTATAGCTTACCTCATTACTATATGGGTTGCCGGCATCTTAATAGGTTTTCTTAAAAAGCCCCACGAGATGCAAATAAAAACAGATAATGAATGTGGACTTACAAGCGGTGGGAAAATTATTGGCAAGTTGGAAAGATTCATTATTTTGACAATGATTCTTACTGATAATCCAATTGGTATCGGGTTTGTTTTAGCTGCAAAATCTATTTTCAGATTTGAAAGTTTGAAAAGGAGAAAATTGGCAGAATATATTTTAATTGGAACTTTATATAGCTTTGTTTTCGCCATTAGTATTGGCTATTTAACGAAGTATTTACTAAAAGTGATGGTTAGATAA
- a CDS encoding bifunctional 3,4-dihydroxy-2-butanone-4-phosphate synthase/GTP cyclohydrolase II, producing the protein MKNKTFASIEDAVNEIKNGKMVIVVDDENRENEGDLIMAAEKINAKSINFMITHARGLICVPMIEEDLQRLNISLMTAENTERHRTQFTVSVDAKENTTTGISAYDRAETIKVLANSNSRPEYLQRPGHIFPLKAQPGGVLKRAGHTEAAVDLAKIAGLKPVGVICEIIKDDGDMARLDDLKVFAEKHNLSIITIQDLIKYRQKKEKLIFRVAEADLPTKFGHFKIIGYESPITDEHHVALVKGDVAGKKNILVRVHSKCLTGDTFHSLRCDCGEQLENSMLAIEEEGLGVLVYMHQEGRGIGLINKIKAYHLQDTGKDTVQANEELGFKNDLRDYGLGAQILKDLGLTTIRILTNNPKKIIGLRGYGIEIVERIPINTIPNKKNIDYLRTKKDKMGHLLDV; encoded by the coding sequence ATGAAAAACAAAACCTTTGCAAGCATTGAAGATGCTGTTAATGAAATAAAGAATGGCAAGATGGTTATTGTTGTTGATGATGAGAATCGTGAGAATGAAGGAGACCTGATAATGGCAGCAGAAAAAATAAATGCAAAAAGTATAAATTTTATGATAACTCACGCTCGTGGTTTGATTTGTGTTCCTATGATTGAAGAAGATTTGCAGAGACTAAATATCTCTTTGATGACAGCTGAAAACACAGAAAGGCATCGGACTCAGTTTACTGTCTCTGTGGATGCTAAAGAGAATACAACTACAGGCATCTCTGCTTATGACCGTGCAGAGACTATCAAAGTTTTAGCCAATTCAAATTCCAGACCAGAGTACTTACAAAGGCCGGGGCATATTTTCCCACTTAAAGCCCAACCTGGCGGAGTCCTGAAAAGAGCAGGTCACACTGAAGCAGCAGTAGATTTAGCAAAAATTGCAGGCTTAAAACCAGTTGGTGTAATATGTGAAATCATTAAGGATGATGGTGATATGGCTCGGTTAGATGACCTTAAAGTATTCGCAGAAAAGCATAATTTGTCAATAATTACAATTCAGGATTTGATAAAATATCGCCAGAAAAAAGAAAAGCTTATATTCCGCGTTGCTGAAGCAGATCTACCAACGAAGTTTGGTCACTTCAAAATTATTGGCTATGAAAGTCCAATTACAGATGAGCATCATGTTGCACTCGTCAAGGGTGATGTAGCTGGTAAAAAGAACATTCTGGTTAGAGTTCATTCAAAATGCTTGACAGGTGATACCTTTCATTCACTCCGTTGTGATTGTGGAGAGCAGTTAGAAAATTCAATGTTGGCTATTGAAGAAGAAGGATTAGGTGTTCTCGTATATATGCATCAAGAAGGCAGAGGTATTGGCTTAATTAATAAAATAAAGGCGTATCATTTGCAAGATACGGGTAAAGATACAGTGCAAGCTAATGAAGAATTAGGGTTCAAAAACGACCTAAGAGATTATGGATTAGGAGCACAAATTCTAAAAGACCTTGGACTAACAACTATAAGAATTCTAACTAATAATCCTAAAAAGATTATAGGACTACGAGGATATGGAATAGAAATTGTAGAAAGGATACCTATTAATACAATACCAAATAAAAAAAATATAGATTATTTAAGAACTAAAAAAGATAAAATGGGACATCTATTGGATGTGTAA
- a CDS encoding TPM domain-containing protein, with amino-acid sequence MISILLVTSLINAKVSYPKPKSPDFSCFDFAGVLSSEALQKVNNIAIELKQKTGFELSLAIVEDMQGEDYYTYATKLYENWGIGGKGDAGALLFIAVKERKMKIETGYGAEGFLPDGLCGEIADKDIVPYLSKNDYNSGVVNGIAVIASVTADHYGVQLTGIPEGYGRTRASGINIIRLIIGFVIIALFLGGRIGLFPFLLLSGFGGLRGGWGTGSGGFGGFGGFGGFGGGLSGGGGVGRSF; translated from the coding sequence TTGATTTCGATATTATTGGTTACATCTCTCATCAATGCAAAGGTTTCTTATCCGAAACCTAAATCACCTGACTTCTCCTGCTTTGATTTTGCAGGTGTTTTATCCTCTGAAGCATTACAAAAAGTAAATAACATAGCTATAGAATTGAAACAGAAAACCGGCTTTGAACTATCCTTAGCAATTGTAGAAGATATGCAAGGAGAAGACTATTATACTTATGCTACTAAACTGTATGAAAATTGGGGCATTGGAGGCAAAGGTGATGCTGGTGCCTTGCTTTTTATTGCAGTTAAAGAAAGGAAAATGAAGATTGAAACTGGGTATGGAGCTGAAGGCTTTCTGCCAGATGGGTTGTGTGGAGAAATAGCAGATAAAGATATTGTTCCATATTTAAGTAAAAATGATTATAATTCTGGAGTGGTAAATGGAATAGCTGTAATCGCTTCAGTTACTGCTGATCATTATGGCGTTCAACTCACTGGAATTCCTGAAGGTTATGGCAGAACAAGAGCTTCTGGAATAAATATTATTAGACTTATAATTGGATTTGTGATTATAGCACTTTTCCTTGGTGGTAGAATAGGTCTTTTTCCGTTTCTTTTATTGAGTGGTTTTGGTGGTTTAAGGGGTGGATGGGGTACTGGCTCAGGCGGATTTGGTGGATTTGGAGGTTTTGGCGGATTTGGTGGTGGACTTAGTGGAGGGGGTGGTGTTGGGAGGAGTTTCTGA
- a CDS encoding DUF6485 family protein, with protein MECKIKENIKQCNCTYPCDKKGKCCECIAYHRRLGELPACYFTESEERTYDRSIEYFVRLHMR; from the coding sequence ATGGAATGTAAGATAAAAGAAAACATCAAACAATGCAACTGTACATATCCTTGTGACAAGAAAGGGAAATGTTGTGAATGTATCGCTTATCACAGAAGATTGGGTGAGCTACCTGCTTGTTATTTTACAGAAAGTGAGGAGCGAACTTATGACCGCAGTATTGAATATTTTGTCCGTTTACATATGAGATAA
- a CDS encoding SatD family protein: protein MGKKEYFVITGDVVGSSLFKGEERKNLHNALVESLQFIKKEYADNFLYDFDIFRGDSFQNVLKSGSPVFSICLKLRLKLAIMMHPQSIDLRISIGYGTIDMLPEQRTSIGDGEAYRFSGEMLENLSKNKYRRIAMKISDAHLNNLLEGYCILFDKATVGWSFEQKEAVFWKMQGLTEVEIAQKVEGKPIAQQNVAKRLKSADWKQIVKPALNKAEDFLKNI from the coding sequence ATGGGAAAGAAGGAGTACTTTGTAATCACAGGTGATGTTGTTGGCTCATCTCTTTTCAAAGGAGAGGAGAGGAAAAATCTCCATAATGCGTTAGTAGAAAGTTTGCAGTTTATTAAGAAAGAATATGCTGATAATTTTCTTTATGATTTTGATATTTTCCGAGGTGATTCCTTTCAAAATGTCCTGAAATCTGGTTCCCCTGTCTTTTCTATTTGCCTGAAATTAAGATTGAAACTTGCAATTATGATGCATCCACAATCTATTGATTTAAGAATCTCTATTGGGTATGGCACAATTGATATGCTGCCAGAACAAAGAACCTCCATTGGAGATGGCGAGGCATACAGATTTTCTGGAGAAATGCTGGAAAATCTTTCAAAGAATAAGTATAGAAGAATAGCAATGAAAATTTCTGATGCCCATTTAAATAATCTTTTAGAAGGATATTGCATACTTTTTGATAAAGCAACGGTTGGCTGGAGTTTTGAACAAAAGGAAGCTGTGTTCTGGAAAATGCAGGGATTGACAGAAGTGGAAATAGCACAAAAAGTAGAAGGTAAACCAATTGCTCAACAAAATGTTGCAAAACGATTAAAATCTGCCGATTGGAAACAAATTGTAAAGCCTGCTCTGAATAAAGCAGAAGATTTTTTGAAAAATATATAA